Genomic window (Prevotella melaninogenica ATCC 25845):
GTCCTACAACAATAGGTTCTTCTGGACGAATAACAAGTATCTTACCTTGTTCCTCCAACTCATCCACCAAGTCGAGTTGCCGATTATATGCTTCTATTCTACGGCTCAGAGCAACACGTAAACGTGGATAGTTGCGATAGATAAACTTGGGTTGTTTATGGTCACGTCCAGTATCTCTCCAACCTTTGTTACGCGTACTGATGACCACATTTGTCTCGTGTCCAGTCTCTATAGAACGCAGTATAGGAATAGAGTCAACAATACCACCATCCAATAACTCCTTACCATCCACCTCAACAATCTTACTAACATAAGGAAGACTTGAAGATGCACGTGCCAACGCATTAAGACGATGCGTATCACCTGACGATTCTGAGAGATATTCTGCAAAACCAGTCTGACAGTTTGTTACCACCATCTCAAAGATATCCCCATTCCTACAATTACAGAAATACTCTTCATAATCATAAGGAATAAGCTCATAAGGGAAGCGATGATAAAGTAAATCTGGGTCAAAAATACATCCCTGCGTAACGAGATGGCGCAAGCCTATGTAATCATACTTGGCAAGCATATCAATATTAGAAATACGAGCACGACGCGGTTGACGACTGGCATACGACAAACCATTACATGCTCCTGCAGATACTGCAACGATGTAATGAAAATAGAGCTTATATTTCATGAAAGCATCCAAAACACCAGAGGTAAATACACCACGCATCCCTCCTCCTTCTAACACTAAACCCGTATTCCTATCTATTTGCATAAAATCTCGTTAAAAAACAACTGCAAAGTTAATAACTTTCAAACAAAAATAACTATCTTTGCATTCAAACCAACTAATAATTGAAATATGTTTAACAAAGAAACCTATGTAAAGCGCCGTGCAGAGCTTAAGAAGCTTGTTGGAGAGGGTATTATTATTCTCTTTGGCAACAATGAGTCGCCTGCAAACTTCCCTGCGAATGGATATTATCCTTTCCGTCAGGATTCATCATTCCTCTATTATTTTGGTCAGAAACGTGACGGATTAGTTGGTGTTATTGATATTGACAATGACACAGAAACACTTGTTGGCGATGACATTGATATCGACGACATTGTATGGTACGGTAGCGTTGACTCTGTAAAAGATATGGCTAATGCCGTTGGTGTAGCCAACACTGTCAACATGAAGGGTCTAAAGACCATTTGTAACAATGCGTTGCGAGAGCATCGTAAGGTTCATTTCCTACCTCCTTATCGTGCTGATATTAAGATTCAAATATTCGACCTCTTTGGTATTCATCCTAATCAACAGAAAGAGTCAGCAAGTATGGAACTTATCCGTGCGGTTGTTAAGATGCGTTCTGTAAAGACACAGGAAGAAATTGAGGAGTTGGAGCGTGCTGCTGTTATTGGCTACAAGATGCACACAACTGCTATGATATTGGGTAAGCCAGGTGTAACTGAGCAGTTCGTTGGTGGTCAGGTTAGCGGTATCGCTAACTCATATGGTTCCATGGTATCATTCCCAACCATCTTCTCTCAGCATGGTGAGATTATGCATGGCAATCCTTCGATGGCAGTATTGGAGGCTGGTCGCCTTGCTCTCTGTGACTGTGGTGCTGAGACTGTCAACCACTACTGTTCTGATAACACCCGTACATTCCCTGTAAGTGGTAAATTCACTCAGAAACAATTGGAGATTTACAAGGTCGTAGAGGAGTGCCACGATGCTGCATTAAAGCTTTCTAAGCCAGGTGTTAAGTATATGGACGTTCACTTTGCCATTTGCCGTATCATCTTTGATCGTATGAAAGAACTTGGATTGGCTAAGGGCGACACTGATGCAGCTGTAGCTGCAGGTGCACATGCTATGTTCCTGCCTCATGGACTTGGTCATATGATGGGTATGGATGTTCACGATATGGAGTCTTTCGATCAAATTAATGTTGGCTTCGATGAAGAGACGCGTCCTAACCTTGAGCAGTTTGGTACTAACTGCTTACGTATGGGTCGTCGCTTGGAAGAGGGCTTTGTCGTTACTGATGAACCGGGTATCTATTTTATCCCAGCATTGATTGACGAGTGGCGTGCAAAGAAACATTGTGCCGACTTCCTCAACTTCGATAAGTTAGATGAGTACAAGGACTTCGGAGGTATCCGTCTTGAAGACGATCTTCTCATCACCAAGGATGGGTGCCGATTCATAGGCAAGGATATTATTCCTTATCATCCACAAGATGTCGAAGACTTCATTGCAGCAAACCGAAAGTAAGAAAACATTTAATAATTAATATTTACATCAAGGTTGCCGCAAGAGTATCACTCACAACGGCAACCCCATTTATAAGAAAAAACTTATGAGAAAAACTTTTGTTGTAGCATTGCTCGCTTTGCTTGCGATAGGTGCTAATGCCGCAGACAAGAAAGAGGGTGCAACCTCTAACAAGCCTGTTTTTACTGTAGTAAAGCAGATTCCAATTACAAGTATTAAGGACCAGAACCGTTCAGGCACATGCTGGGACTATTCAACTCTTAGCTACTTCGAGGCTGAGATTTTGAAGAAGACTGGTAAGACATACGACCTCTGTGAGAGTTTCGTTGCTAACAAGACATACATGGAGCGCGCTATTCAGGTTGTTCGCTTCCATGGTGATTGCCAGTTTGCTCAAGGTGGTTCTGCATACGATGTATTGCACACCCTTGAGACTTATGGTATTTGTCCAGAAAGTGCTATGCCATTCCCAGGCTCACTCTATGGCGATTCATTGAACAACTTCAATGAGTTCTTCTCTTTGTTAGAGCCATATGTGAATGGTATTGCACGCAACAAGGCAAACAAGATTTCTGGTCAATGGAAGCAGGGCTTACAGGGTATCCTCGATGCTTATCTTGGCAAGTGTCCAGAGACATTCACTTACGAAGGCAAGCAGTACACTCCAAAGAGCTTCGCTGCAAGCCTTGGTTTGAACTGGAGTGACTATGTAACTATTACTTCTTACACACATCACCCATTCTACTCACAGTTTGCAGTTGAAGTACAGGACAACTGGCGTTTCCCATTGTCTTATAACCTCCCAATGGATGAGATGATGCGTATCATTGATAACGCTGTCATGAATGGCTACACAGTAGCATGGGGTGGCGACGTTAGCGAGCCAGGTTTCACTCGTAAGGGTTTGGCTTACATGGTTGACGGTAAGAAGGTTGAAAGCATGAAGGGTAGTGATATGGCTCACTGGCTTGGTCTTTCTGCTGCAAAGAAGAAAGATATCATCGACTCACTCGGTGTAAACGTACCAGAGGTTGTTCCTACACAGCAGCAGCGTCAGGAGCGTTTTGACAACTGGGAGCTTACTGATGATCATGGTATGCTCATCTTCGGTATTGCTAAAGACCAGAATGGTAAGGAGTATTATATGGTAAAGAATTCATGGGGTGAGACTGGTGACTACAAAGGTATCTGGTACATGACCAAGAACTTTATTGCAGCTAACACCATGGACTACATGGTAAACAAGAACGCTATTCCTAAGGACATCCGCAAGAAGATGGGTCTCTAAAAGAATAAGACAAGTTGAATTGATAATAAAGAACAAGCCTTTCTGATATCATCATTTCAACAATCTATAAATCATAATCAATCCCGCTCTAATGATTTGGAGCGGGATTGTTGTTTTATTATCAATTGGACTAATTAGGCAAATGGTGCTAATATCATAAAAAACAGAACCAAATAATACGCCACATAACATACTCATTTGCCATTTTTTTTGTACCTTTACGGACAGAAATAAAAACAATTTAAAATGCAATTTAAATGGAACTACACTCCACCTGCAGATACTCAGGTCAATGCGGCTAAAGACTTAGGGGAGAAATTGGGGATTAGTCCCATTCTCGCTTCGCTGCTCATTCGTCGTGGTATAACGACGGAGAGTGCGGCTAAACGGTTCTTCCGCCCACAATTAGCAGACCTCATCAATCCTTTCTTAATGAAGGATATGGATGCTGCTGTTGATCGACTCAATGATGCTATGGGTCATAAGGAGCGCATTCTTGTCTACGGAGATTATGACGTAGACGGCTGTACGGCTGTAGCGTTGGTGTATAAATTCTTACGCCAGTTCTATTCAAATATTGATTACTACATTCCCGATCGTTATGATGAAGGGTATGGAGTTAGCAAGAAGGGAATAGACTTTGCTAAAGAAACTGGAGTAAAACTCATCATTATCCTCGATTGTGGTATAAAAGCAATCGAAGAGATAACCTATGCCAAAGAGCAAGGGATAGACTTTATTATCTGTGATCATCACGTCCCTGACGAGGTGATGCCACCTGCTGTGGCGATTCTTAACCCCAAGCGACCAGATGACACCTATCCTTTCAAGGACCTGTGTGGTTGTGGTGTAGGCTTTAAGTTCATGCAGGCATTTGCTAAGAACAACAATATTCCATTCTCTCGTCTCGTTCCCCTACTCGACTTCTGTGCTGTCAGCATAGCGGCCGACTTGGTTCCTGTGGTGGATGAGAACCGTATTCTTGCCTTCCACGGACTAAAGCAGTTGAATCAAAATCCAAGCCTTGGACTGAAAGCTATTG
Coding sequences:
- a CDS encoding patatin family protein, which translates into the protein MQIDRNTGLVLEGGGMRGVFTSGVLDAFMKYKLYFHYIVAVSAGACNGLSYASRQPRRARISNIDMLAKYDYIGLRHLVTQGCIFDPDLLYHRFPYELIPYDYEEYFCNCRNGDIFEMVVTNCQTGFAEYLSESSGDTHRLNALARASSSLPYVSKIVEVDGKELLDGGIVDSIPILRSIETGHETNVVISTRNKGWRDTGRDHKQPKFIYRNYPRLRVALSRRIEAYNRQLDLVDELEEQGKILVIRPEEPIVVGRMEKDVDKLEHLYEEGFRVGEQFVKEHLPHLL
- a CDS encoding aminopeptidase P family protein — protein: MFNKETYVKRRAELKKLVGEGIIILFGNNESPANFPANGYYPFRQDSSFLYYFGQKRDGLVGVIDIDNDTETLVGDDIDIDDIVWYGSVDSVKDMANAVGVANTVNMKGLKTICNNALREHRKVHFLPPYRADIKIQIFDLFGIHPNQQKESASMELIRAVVKMRSVKTQEEIEELERAAVIGYKMHTTAMILGKPGVTEQFVGGQVSGIANSYGSMVSFPTIFSQHGEIMHGNPSMAVLEAGRLALCDCGAETVNHYCSDNTRTFPVSGKFTQKQLEIYKVVEECHDAALKLSKPGVKYMDVHFAICRIIFDRMKELGLAKGDTDAAVAAGAHAMFLPHGLGHMMGMDVHDMESFDQINVGFDEETRPNLEQFGTNCLRMGRRLEEGFVVTDEPGIYFIPALIDEWRAKKHCADFLNFDKLDEYKDFGGIRLEDDLLITKDGCRFIGKDIIPYHPQDVEDFIAANRK
- a CDS encoding aminopeptidase C, producing the protein MRKTFVVALLALLAIGANAADKKEGATSNKPVFTVVKQIPITSIKDQNRSGTCWDYSTLSYFEAEILKKTGKTYDLCESFVANKTYMERAIQVVRFHGDCQFAQGGSAYDVLHTLETYGICPESAMPFPGSLYGDSLNNFNEFFSLLEPYVNGIARNKANKISGQWKQGLQGILDAYLGKCPETFTYEGKQYTPKSFAASLGLNWSDYVTITSYTHHPFYSQFAVEVQDNWRFPLSYNLPMDEMMRIIDNAVMNGYTVAWGGDVSEPGFTRKGLAYMVDGKKVESMKGSDMAHWLGLSAAKKKDIIDSLGVNVPEVVPTQQQRQERFDNWELTDDHGMLIFGIAKDQNGKEYYMVKNSWGETGDYKGIWYMTKNFIAANTMDYMVNKNAIPKDIRKKMGL